The Phaenicophaeus curvirostris isolate KB17595 chromosome Z, BPBGC_Pcur_1.0, whole genome shotgun sequence genome includes the window gggggaggcggaAATACATAAAAAGGCTCATCAGGCAGCCTGCCTCAGTACATAATGGACTTGACATTTTATGTTCTCCCAAATTAACAAACATGTGGagatacagaggaaaaaaagatagtaACAGGCATATAATCTATGCATAAGCTTCTCTCAGTGGCCCTAAGCCACTCTGTATTACTGTAGTACCCATTATAAGGCAGATAGTGCtctgtacattttcttttctctatatTATTACTAAAGTAAGTAAAGTAGAAAATTAAATGGAGCTGATTTATGATTTCTTTCTTGTAGTACTTTCACCAACCACAAAgtaatagtagtagtagtaaaTCCACTAACTGGATGTTCTGTAGCGACATTTGCGACTTGGTATTCATTTTGCAGCATCCTTGTGGTAACCTTAAAAAATTGTGAGCAGCTTTAAATGAGCTGTTGGTGAGATAAAGTCCTAAGCTTTACAAGGTTCACACACCTTTGCAGCTTTCTGCTTCCTACACAATGATATTTGTTGTCTTTCCACAGTGTTGATGACCGACCAGGATTTGTCGCAGTTGAGATGAGGTTACGTAATTACTATTACGACATTTCACATTAACAGCATGAAGAACAGCAGCTTCCTTGTCTACAGCCGTCACTCTCTTGAGAAGCAGTTCAGTTTTCAAAACTAAGCAACTTTGATTTTTGTATTGCCGCTTTCATTCTACAAAGCTCAGAGCTAAGCCCTGTGTCGGTACGGTTGCTTTTTCTTGCCATTTGTGCAAAAACCAGCTCCAAAATAGAGTGTTGAAAGTGGAGGGGCCCCAAAGCGAGTATCAAGGACGTCAGAGCAGATGCTTATATTGTTGctacatttaatttaattttattttaagcttaaTTGGCATTACTTTTTGTGGTCATGTAAAATCTATATAATGTCTTTCAGCCGTTTTCCTCTCTTGGTTTTGAGTGCAGATTGGGATTCATATTGCTGTTATTAATATTCTTAGTCCTCAAATGCATTTAGAGTTGTTCCAGCCTTTCCTCTCCTCAAGGATAGCATAAACATTTCTCACTGTGAAGGAAATACACTGTCAAATTTTGTGAGTTGCTTTGAGTGACAGTCTGTTTGATTTTGTCCCCAAGCCCCTTAAAAACCAAATTCTATTCTTCTCAGTAGTAATGTAAGCAGAGGAGGACTGGCAGTGTGAATTTctaacatcatcatcatctttaaACATCACCAATTTCTCTTGCTCCTTACATCACGTGAAAGCCCAGCTGTCGCTCAgggagttgtttttttcttgctgaagcCTGGGAACTCAAGGCCTTGCTCCCATTTTGGAACAAAATGTATCATCACCTAAAACAATGAATCTGGGAATCTGTCACTGTGTTCCTTAAAAGACAGCTGTACAGTGAAAGGTAATGGAGCAGcaccttcctttctctgtgtggTTTCAGGTCTCCTCCAGAGATACCTTTACTATGTATCTGTTTGGGTGTACCAAAGCTCCCAGTGTTGTGTTTTGAGCAGCAATCATTTCTACCTTTTTTCCAATCTTTATTGAAAAGTATTTGCAAGACTTTAGCACACCTTACCATCTCTAAAGCCAAATTTCAAAACTagctcaaatattttaaaacaggctTATGGACATAGAGTTTACTTTTGTCCATGAGTGTTGTCATTTGTCCCAGTTTTAATCCCTGTGAGCATCTCAGGAAAAGCTGTTTGTCTTATAACTCTTTTGTAATGCACCATGCATCTCCTTTAATGTGTAAGTATAGCAATAGTAATAGCAAATAATATCATCAAATTCTTATTCTATTTTTACCCTTCTGCCTTGTataatctcattttaaatattatgGATAAAAAAATTTTATCACTTATTCCTCACAAGCAGCTACTTTACTGGCATATACCTATGTCTCAGGAATCTTCTGGCATTGCACCTACTAGATACAGAGATTTTAGGAGAATACGAAGAGTAAGATTTAGAGTtggatttatttattgcatATGGCTGGTTAGAACATACATGTTTAATTGTTTTGTGAACAGGCTGTTCTTAGAGACgcagtgatatttttttctctagccAAGAAACTGTGGTCAGTAACAGTGAGAaagtgtgaaataattttcataaaaGACATGACTATAGACAAATGTAGgagttactgtattttttttctttttactaagTTTGTggtctatttttaaaaaaatacctggtGATTTTAGGTAGTTTAATATTGGGTGTCCAGTTCAAGACCCTTCAGAAAGTGCATGCTACTGAAGGATACTGAGTGCAATAGACCATGTTTCAAATGTGACCAAACATTACTTTTATTGAAAATTATtaacttttgtttttaataaacatttttctacaGGAACAACTTGTCTAGAAGTTAGACGTAGTTATATGTAGGTGTTTTATCACTTTAATCCTGTTGCAGAGAAATTGTTCGCTCTTTATGTGCATTTAGTACATTCATGGGGATATTAGTTATAAAGAAATTGCACAAATCTCTACTAGCCAGCTACTGACAGTACTCAGTGTTCCTGAGATATATATTTGCCTGTCTCTTTCTTAAAGTGTTATCTGGTACAACAAAACTGGAGgaatatttcttctccttcattcTTAATGGATGTTACTTTCatgttatttgattttttttaacttcactATTATGTAATGAaagtttgcaatgaaaatatAATGTATTCTGAAATAAGTGGATTAGGTTTTAAAGTTGAAATTAAAGACACTTTTATGAAACAAGCTGGTTTCGCATGAACCTTTTAATATTTAAGTGCTTTCTAACAAATAGCTAATGCTGTGCAGACAGTGTATGTATACTGAATTTTGCTTGGATTTAACCCCACTGCACAGCAACTAAACCATGATCAGATGGGGAGCCTGCAGAGTCCCCTGGTGTTCACCCTGAGGATTCCCACCCTGCTGGACTTGGGACATGCAGACACAGAAGGCTTGTTTGCATGAGATGTTTATTTGCCTCCTCTTCCACAGTACAGGCGGCAAGTCCTTGTTTCATAGAGCAGCTTCAGTCCTAGTGCTTTTTGTCATATGTGCCAGCTCCCTTGTAGCCTCCAACATAGCCACTGTTGTCCGTCAGATCCTGGCAACCAGCAAGACCCTTCCCTTTGCCGCTTTCATCAAAGCGCTCTTTGTGGCTGCCAGTGTATTTGCTAGTGTCCGTCAGCCTCTCAACCCCACCAACCTTGGTAGCTTTCTGTAAGAGAGGAGGGCAGCAAGAGGGAGCCAGCATTAGGAGGTAGCTCACAGACAAGTTCTTCCCTGTGTGTGATGACAGCACACATCCCTGCGATAGGGACAAATGGTCCCACCGCAGCTCAAGGTGCAGAGTGACTGAGGCAACTCATACTCACTGTGGTGCCTGCGCTGCCAGGCTCCTTCCCCTCAATGAGGCCATACACAGCCTGCAGCGCTTCCTCCGGTGATTTGCCCTTGAAGCGCTTGCCACAAAGCTCCTTCATGGCCTGCTGGAACTCAGCAAAGGTGATGGTCCGGGCACTGTTGGTCCTACAGCGAGGGGAGACCAAAAGGAAAGTTACCTTACTGTTGAGAAGCGGCAGGATGGGCAATGCCCAGGCTGCCCCTCGCTTGAAAGCCTGCCCGTCTTCTGCCATTCCTTCCTCCTGCCCAGCTGTGCTGCCTACCGAGCCCCCCCCCAGCAACACTCACTTGACTTTGTTGAACACAATGTAAATATCGGTGCTGGTCATGGTTTTCCCATCCATCACCCCACACTCTCTGCACATCTTGGAGAAGTTTTTCCCCATCATGTCGTTGCCACTGGCAGCCGTGTCACCATATACTGCAAACTTACGGAAAGCTGCTTCTACTGCTTCCATAATGCTGCTGTGGAGAAAAAACATtggcagggaaggagctgagggcCATCTGCAGCTTCTGGACATACACTCGTGACTCACACATCTCACCTACAGCAGAGCAAGGGGCACCAGCCACAGGTATCTCTCCCCCCATAGGACACCCATGACACTTGGGATCCAGGCAGGATTGAGGCAGGGAGAGGTTGAGACCCTAGGCAAGGCCAACGAGGTGTGGAGGTGGGGCTCTTAAGTGAATTAGTGACTGCTGGATGGGAAGGAATGAGGTATTCAAAGCTTCTGAGCCTTTTTGAAATTCAAGTTTCACCTAGACAGTCTCAATAACAAATGCCTGTGTTTGTAAGCTGATTTACACTTTGCCTGCTATTTGATGATAAACCAGGCGGCTTTTTCATCCAGACCCTACAGAGGTGTCTAACTCTCACACATCTGCTTGCAAGTAGTCTCCAAGGAGGTGGCCCCATCTCACTTCATCCCCTAAACTGCTTCCTGAATTAGgatgtcctcctctggacagcAGTAAATTTTCATCTCCTGGTTAACTTAGACGACTGCAACCAGGTACCAGGGATTGCAGATCAGTCTACCAGAGCTTGAGTGGTCAGTTCCTGCTGCTTGTGAGACATCCTTCATCCTTTTTGGAATATCCAGCCTCTCCCACAGACTCGTGCTTCACCCAGGGGCTTTGGGTGTCAAGGTTGTTTGCAGGTTGTCAACACAAATCTTGTGTGGGTCGGCACCTCTCCAGAGCAAAAGTCAGGCAGGCTTGTACTGGGGAGGCTGTGTGCTTTCAGCGTGAAGGAGGCAGTGGGGTCTCTAGCTGGCCTTGCTGGGGCTTCCCAAGACCCTTCACCCCTTCCTTGCCAGGAATGGACCCAGCTGACCTGtaggagatgatggagatgttGACAGCGATGGCAGTGGCACCTTCCCCGCTGTGCTGGAGGCAATGGGCACTTGGAGACACTCCTCACTAGCTTATTGTTACTTCAGCACCCACGCCTGTCACAGAGTTATGGCAGCTCACCACAGGGCAGGTgatggggagaggagaagaggagttGGGGGACACCCCTGTGCCACCAGAGAGATGGTGTGGTCCAAAAATCTTGCTCagggggaggcagggaagggatgtgggaccttcacagaatcactaggctggaaaagacccactggactatcaagtacaaccattcccatcaatcactaaaccatgcccctcagcacctcatccactcatccgctaaacaccttcagggaaggtgacttaaccacctccctgggcaccctgttccagtgcccaatgaccctttccatgaaaaattttttcctaatgtccagcctaaacctcccctggcggagcttgaggccattaccccttgtcttgtcccctctcgcttgggagaagaggccagcaccctcctctccacaacctcctttcaggcagttgtagaaagcaatgaggtctcccctcagcctcctcttctccaggctaaacaaccccagctctctcagccgttcttcataaggcctgttctccagccccttcaccagcttggttgctcttctctggactcattccagagcctcaacatccttcttgtggggaggggcccagaactgaacacagtattcaaggagcggtctcaccagtgccgagtacagagggagaacaacctccctggacctgctggtcacgccgtttctgatacaagccaagatgcctttggccttcctggccacctgggcacactgctggctcaggttcagtcggctgtcaaccaacacccccaggtccctctcctccaggcatctttctagccagacttctcctagtctgtagcactgcacagggttgttgtgccccaagtgcaggacccggcatttaatcctgttaaacctcatgccattggcctcagcccagtggtccagcctgttcagatccctttgcagagcctccctaccctccagcagatcgacacttccacccagcttagtgtcatctgcaaacttgctaagggtgcactcaatgcacCCCTGTGCCACCAGAGAGATGGTGTGGTCCAAAAATCTTGCCCagggggaggcagggaagggatgtgggaccttcacagaatcactaggctggaaaagacccactggaccatcgagtacaaccattcccatcaatcactaaaccatgcccctcagcacctcatccacccatcctttaaacacctccagggaaggtgactctgcTCCTGAATCAGGGCCAGAAAACAAAGATGCCAGTTTACACCTCAGACAAATGATTGCTAGCAGTGCTTTCTGACTTTTGGACAAGTGCCGATCACCCCAATAAACTATTTCCACTTTACTTGTTGCGTGCAGCCTCTTTTGGGGCAGCTCTGACAAGGATTCCATTCTCCCTGCCTGCAcaaggaaagcagcagggaaatgAGGCACAAGATGTCATCACAGGAATGATGAAGTGTGGTTAGATATGCttggtttggggtgtttttcaTACAGTTTGTATATGTcttttattctctctcttttccgTGGCAGAGTGTGTTTTTGGAAcgaacttttttccccctttgttaCAGTgtataacttcttttttttctgtaactgaaaATCATATACCTAGGTTTACCTGATTAAGTGTAGCTGAAGGACTCTGAAAGAAGGCAATACTCTCTTACAGTGAGTAGTTAAGTGCCCATAAACTTCAAGGTCAGGAGTTCATCTGGGATTTTTCAGCCTGTAGCTCAAAACCACTTCAGATATGTTCTGTGATGTCAACAGCTTGTTTCCGCTCCTCTAAGTCTACATGTGACAATGAATAAACGAAAAGGTCACTTTCCTTAAAGCTCTGGGGCAATGCTCCCCAGCCATAAACTCAACAAAGccataaacaaaaccagctcaAACCAAGGAAGTTTCCAAAACTGCAGAGATTGCCAGGGAAGGTGGGGCACAGACTTGTGGATCTGGATGGCCCCAAGAGATGGTCTCATCCAGCTCCCATCTGACCTAAAGGACAAAGCCCCCTTGCCAGCTATGTACCTCTCAGGCAGAGTGAGTTTACAAGAAGCTCACCAGATGTCACCAGCGTTTaacaaaaaagagaattatGTTATTTCCATccttgaaggggaaaaaataaaaaatgtcataCATACACAGAGAAGCACATATGAGAAGGGATTCTTCTAACTCAAAATGCCTTATTAAGAAAATGGTAAATGGTCAGATTGCTGTTTAGCATATCTGTTTAGCATATTCTTTAGTATATCTCCAACCCtattgtcatctgcaaattttattaatagcatttttttcctgtattttcaaCTCCTTGAccaaaacatgaaaaagcatttggcataaaaacaaaagcagcagatcCCCCTGACAGACACTgctaagaaaaaatatcttctgtgaGCTGCCAGTTCACCATCCCTAAATTCATTTAACCTGGAGGACAGAGCCTTAAAGAGCTGCTCTCTAGAATGGCAACATGTAAGTGGCAGATCATACAGCAAAATTGTTTCAGTATGGTCTAGACATATTGCTTCACTGAAGTTACTAGAGAGATAAATCTGAATTTATTGTGTCTATGGTCTTTGCTTCTCAATTGTCTCATGGCTACATGCCaaattttttctgctttcaactGCAAGGCTTCCAACAAAGTCAGGCCAAGGGAGTACACAATTTGATCCCAAGTAACTACTGAAGTACTTGAAGCTGTTGCCGGCCTTTCGTGAGCTctgtttaaaattacatttacagAGGTCTGAAGGATCTTTGGTAAGACAGACACCAAAGAAACAGAGGAGGATCATCAGCAAAataagaagaaggaaaaaaaaaaaaaaggaaaaagcaataacccactgaaaaaatataaataactttCATAAacagacatacacacacactatTCTTCTGTTCCCAAACCAAAAACACCATCAACAAGAAATTTACAGAATATAAAAGGATATGTTATGTTGCTTAAATCTTAAATTTTCAGTTGTAGAGAAGTGATTTATTCTGTATCAGTAAAACGTTTAGCTGCAAAACAGAGACAGGAATTCAGTGTTCTGTTCAAATACTTGCATAaatctgcaggaaagctggaagaCAACTTTGATACCATCTTGATGGAACCAGCATTATTTATTTAGGgaaaaacagaattttgaagatactaaaaaggacaaaaagaaaagaagttagGGCATCTCTAACAGTGAAGCAATCCAAACTAGCTCTGTAGAACTGCAGAAATCCAGGAGAAAAGATTAATGTCTTAAACTCCTTTGTAGGCGAGAAGAATATTAACTTTTGTTGTTATGAATAAATGAATTCTAAATTATTCTTTGTCTGCTAGATTTTATGAACTATTACCATAATCACATAAATGCCCTTTTTTCACATAAAGATATGTATAGCATAGGATTTGCCTTTCAGTGTCATGATCAGAGAAACTGTTTGTATGAAGACATTAGAGCAGTGAGATTCCAACTATTTTGTGAAACACACTGAATCTGTCAAAATTAGCTGCTTGGATTACCACTAGACCCAGAAGACCTCAAACAATAGTGGATGAAGGTCAATCAAAACTCAGATATGGAGTTCTACCTATTCTCCAAGCTCTTCTGTTTGATCCCAGAGTATGTCCTTTTGCAGCCAAATTGTCCCTTTCCAGTCCTTAAAGTAGACAAAGaacaaagttttatttaaaatgagattCAGGCAGGAGAACTTAATAGTTAGCACAAGTTTGAAAGGCAGTGACTTTATCTGTCTTGCTGAATGAACATAATTTGTCTAATGTAGTTGcatgggggaaaaggagaaaagacaaCAATGTATAGGTGCCTAGGcttaaaagagaaattttacaGAATAACTGAAACAAGAACCTTACACTGAGAAATTAGGACCTATTCATCAGAAATTAACATGAAACTGAAGAGACCAGACATGGAGCTGTTTcgtgtaaaaatattttatgggaTCTCTTTTCAATATCTTCAGTTCTTCAGCGTGTCTCTTATTTATGTCAGGCACATACACATCCATACAGAATCAGAAAAGTTTTTATGGCTGTGTAGAGCAAAGCATAGTTCAAAGAAGTAAATTGGGACACGTTTAATAGTAATGCTCTGAAGTCAACTTCCATCTAAGCACTTAGAAAATCTTTTGATTGCCTTGAGCTAAATGATGGCTAAAAATCAGCGGAATGCCCAATAAAGCAGCTATCATGGTGCAAGCCTGccatagaccacccagccaggaagaagaaactgATGAGATATTCCACAagacaactgggagaagtcaaACAATCACTAGCctttgtccttgtgggagacttcaacttacCATATGTCTACTGGAAGCataatacagcagaaaagaaagagtcCAAGAGGTTCCCAGAATGTGTGGAAAACAACTTCCGGTCACAACTGGTGTGTGAACCGACTAGGGAAGGTGCTCAgctggacctgttgtttgtgagcagagaaggccttgtgggagctGTGACAACTGGAGGAGTCCTGGGACACAGCAATCATGAAATGATGGAAATCTTGATTTTTGGAGAAGTAAGGATGTAAGTCAGCAGAatggccaccttggacttccgGAGGGCAAACTTTGGGCTATTTagaaggctggttgacaaaATTCCTTGCGAAGCAGCCTGAAAGctgcctttgacagagtttctcacagcattctgcttgagaaactgtcagcctctggcctgggcaggcgcacacactcctggctggaaaactggttggatggccgggcccagagagtggtgggaaatggtgtgaaatccggctggaggccagtgacaagtggggttccccagggctcagtgctgggtccagccgtgttcaatgtcttcatcaatgacctggatgaaggcattgagtgcacccttagcaagtttgcggacaacactaagctgggtggaagtgtcaatctgctggagggtagggaggctctgcaaagggatctgaacaggctggaccactgggctgaggccaatggcatgaggtttaacaaggttaaatgccaggtcctgcacttggggcacaataaccctgtgcagtgctacagactagaagtctgtctagaaagctgcgtggaggagagggacctgggggtgttggttgacagccgaccgaacatgagccagcagtgtgcccaggtggccaggaaggccaatggcatcttggcttggatcagaaatggcgtgtccaggaggtccagggaggttattctgccgctgtactcagcactggtgagaccgctgctcgaatactgtgttcagtcctgggcccctcaccacaagaaggatgttgaggctctggagtgagtccagagaagagcaaccaagctggtgaaggggctggagaacaaatcttacgaggagcggctgagagagctggggttgt containing:
- the LOC138733049 gene encoding tubulin polymerization-promoting protein family member 2-like isoform X2 — protein: MEAVEAAFRKFAVYGDTAASGNDMMGKNFSKMCRECGVMDGKTMTSTDIYIVFNKVKTNSARTITFAEFQQAMKELCGKRFKGKSPEEALQAVYGLIEGKEPGSAGTTKATKVGGVERLTDTSKYTGSHKERFDESGKGKGLAGCQDLTDNSGYVGGYKGAGTYDKKH
- the LOC138733049 gene encoding tubulin polymerization-promoting protein family member 2-like isoform X1 translates to MSRSCRWPSAPSLPMFFLHSSIMEAVEAAFRKFAVYGDTAASGNDMMGKNFSKMCRECGVMDGKTMTSTDIYIVFNKVKTNSARTITFAEFQQAMKELCGKRFKGKSPEEALQAVYGLIEGKEPGSAGTTKATKVGGVERLTDTSKYTGSHKERFDESGKGKGLAGCQDLTDNSGYVGGYKGAGTYDKKH